Genomic segment of Gloeocapsa sp. PCC 7428:
AAGAACGCAAAGCGAGTATGATCAACAATTTACTCGTGGTTCTAACCTCGGATCAAAATGCTCAACCTGTGGTGAACACTGGTAGTTTGTATACATGAGCCAGAAGAAAAGGTTTTTACTGCGATTAGACCACAGGCTTTATGAGGTCATGGAAAAATGGTCTGCTGACGAGCTAAGAAGTGTCAATGCTCAGATCGAGTATCTGCTGACAGAAGCAGCACGTAAGGCGGGGAGATGGCAAGAAGGTAAGCAGCGTAAATCTCACAATTCTCAAGAGGAAGAAGATGAGTAAGGTTTCTTCCTCTTTTTCTTGCGTTTTTGTCGATGATACAGAGTATACTTATTTAATAATTTTTCTCAACAGCAACTGTAGAGCACGTGAAAAATTCTAGTACTAAGATCAATTGTTAAACCTTGTAAAGGTAATCCAGAAAAATATGCAGCACCAACCTACACTTAAAACCATAAGATGCGCTACGCTAGCGCGTATAGCCACTGATAGCAGTAGCTAGAGCCTTGCAAAATTGTGAAATTGTCTTCGTCAAGCAGAATAATACAATTGATAAAGATATATTGTTAAACTTAGTAACAAAGCTGAAAACACTGGGGTATTGTAACGGCTATGGGTCGAATTGGGGTACTACTACTCAATCTAGGTGGACCGGATCAACTAGAAGATGTCGGACCGTTTCTGTTTAATTTGTTTTCTGACCCAGAAATCATTCGTCTTCCTTTTCCTTGGTTACAAAAACCCCTAGCTTGGTTTATTTCGACTCGACGGACGAAGCTGTCGCAAGAAAATTATCGCCAAATCGGAGGCGGTTCACCGCTACGTCAGATTACCGAAGAACAAGCCGAAGCGCTGGAAAAACAGCTACGCAAAAAAGGACACGAAGCAAAAGTATACATCGGGATGCGTTATTGGCATCCATTTACGGAAGAGGCGATCGCCGGCATCAAACGCGATAACATCGAACGCTTAGTGATTCTACCTTTGTACCCGCAATTCTCAATCAGTACAAGTGGTTCCAGCTTCCGGTTACTGCAAAGACTGTGGCAAGAAGACCCAAAGCTTGAAAAAATTGAATACACCGTGATTCCTTCTTGGTATAAGCAGCCAAGCTATTTGCAAGCAATGGCGCAGTTAATTGCCCAAGAACTTGACAAGTTTCCTAACCCTGACGCAGTTCACATCTTTTTCAGCGCGCATGGCGTACCAAAAAGCTACGTTGAAGAAGCAGGCGATCCGTATCAACAGGAAATTGAAGAGTGTACTGCACTCATTATGCAGACACTCAATCGACCCAATGCTCATACGCTAGCTTATCAGAGTCGTGTTGGTCCTGTAGAGTGGTTGCAACCTTATACTGAGGATGCACTCAAAGAACTTGGTGCGCAAGGTGTAGAAAATATCGCAGTTGTTCCAATTAGCTTTGTTTCTGAACACATCGAGACACTACAAGAAATCGATATTGAGTACCGCGAAGTAGCTGAAGAAGCAGGAATTCACCACTTTTGCCGCGTTCCAGCATTGAACACTCACCCAGTCTTTATTCAAGCGATGGTTGACTTGGTAGAAGAAGCGGTGCGAAACCCCAGCCTGAAGCTATCGCAAGTGACTCAAATGAAGAAAAAAGTCAGAATGTACCCGCAAGAACGTTGGGAGTGGGGTATGACGACAACAGCAGAAGTCTGGAACGGTCGCTTGGCAATGTTAGGCTTTTTAGCGTTAGTGATCGAGTTAATTACAGGACGCGGGTTACTACACTTTGTCGGAATTTTATAAGATATGTTGGATCGCTAATATCAGGCTATTTCATTCTCAGCAGATAGTTGATAAGCAAGTCAGCTGAGATTCAACATATTACTACTGTTCAACCATAAGCACGCCTGCTATTGAGGCGCATGGTAAAAGCATAATCTAGCCTGTTTACTCTGGTAGCAAGATGTCGAGGGTTTCTAGCGATTGGTGCAAGTAGCGGAAGTCTTTTGTTAGAGCGTAGTTGGCAGATTGTTGGTAGGGTGCGATCGCACTACGTAAATTGTAGTGTGTATAAGTTTAACCTGAGTTCGGGTTAAACATATGAAGGTAAAAGCCATTCAAGTTGAAGGCTAGGTTTCTGAGGTTGATGACAATAAGCGATTAAGCCGCAAAGAACGTTAACGCAAAAATTAACGGGGCTTCGATGCCTTGAATGAACAATTGTGAGAAATATTCTTGAGTTGGTCGTTAATGGTTTCAATAAGGCAGCGTTGACGCGACAAAAGCTTGTCATGAAGACGCATAAGCTGATTGTTCATGTTGCGACGAGGTTTAGCAAAAAATTCAATCCCAAAATCTTTACCGGACACTTGCTTTAAGCGCGGTCTCCCCGCCACCGCAGTGTCCTCAAACAGTCGAGAAGTCAGTTTTTGAGAGACATCACCTCTATCAGCAAAGATTTTGCCAAATAGACCACGCTCGTAAATCAGGCACGGGTTGACGGTCATCAATATTACCTGCACTCACAGTCACATTTAAGAGTTGCCCAAACGCATTGACATGGCAGCGGTTGCAAAGGACACCGCCGCAACATTAGCTGACGACCAGATGAAGTTTGAAACCAAAAACCAATCTACAGAAGTTTTGCCACGGGCGGCTAAACCTTTAAACACCTGATGATTAGAAATCCGACGATTCTGGCAAACTTTTAAGCTTGTGGAATCGATAAAACTGATACCCGTACAAGTGCCAAAACAATGCTTCAGATAGACAAGCCACTGCGTTGGGCGGCTTTGCCGACTTGTAGCAAGTGGCGCGCACTACGGTATCAAGGTTGATGCTATCCATTCAACAAATCGTTGCTCACTCGGTAACCCAGGAAATGCGCAACTCCATTGCTGTTTGACCTGATTCAACTAAAAATGCTTGAAATTTCGCGAGTGATTTTGATATATCAACGGGCGGCGAGGTTTCCTCGCCGGTATTAGTTGATGGAACGCAATCACAATCGTGATGATTTCACTCAAACATAAACGAGTTGCACGAATACGCTTTATCCCTCCGTGTTTTAATTGCTGTTTATGCCATTGAGCTTCAAATGCTTGACAAAAATCATCTACGTGGCAAAACAAAACATCTAAACTAATCATAGGGCAGGTTGCTCGATTTGTCGTTATTTTCAGCTTACTACCTGTCCCTTTCCTTATCCCGTACTCAGGTTAAGTAATGAGTGACTAGTGATTCTAGTGAGTAGTGATGAGTTCACTTTTCCAGTGTTTATCTACTAGCCAAAGCGCCACTATCAATTGAAACTTTTTATAACACTTTGTTGCGTTTTGTATAGTTTTCCTTCGGTTTTCGTAAATTCCCTGCGGATCTCTATCTAAAGGGGAATGCTATAGAGAGAGATTTTTGTATTGTACGATACCCCAGCGAGATGAGCGAGTCATGGACTACAGCGGTTGGAATATTTTTGAAACTCAGTTCGATCCAGCAGAATTGCACCACAAGGAGACACTTTTTACTTTAGGCAACGGTTATCTTGGTACGCGCGGGAGCTTTGAAGAGGGCTACCCAAATGCCAGCGCGGCAACTATGATTAACGGCGTATACGATGACGTTCCCGTGATGCATACGGAACTTGTCAACTGTCCTGATTGGTTGCCGTTAACAGTATACATAGGAAGCGATCGCTTTTGTTTGAATCAAGGCGAGATATTAGAATATCAGCGCCAGCTAGACTTACGCTGGGGGATCGTAAGCCGTGACGTCTTGTGGCGTAGTCCAAGTGGGCATACTGTCAAATTCCACTTTGAGCGGATGATTAGTATGGCAGACGATCACGCCTTAGTATTGTACTGCCAGATAACACCCATCGACTTTACTGGTGCGATCGCCCTCGAAGCAAGCATCAATGGCAACATTGATAACCACGGTGTCAAGCATTGGGATTGGCTCGAACAAGGCGGTAGCAACAATCAAGCGTGGTTACACCAGCGCTGTATTCATTCGGAAATTGAGCTAGGGATGGCGTTTCAACTCGCGTGTTCGGAAGCAACCCCTGTTAAATTTACCGGCAACCCAGGCACCCCGACATTAACGACATCATTTCAGGCACAACCAGGGAAAACTGTCACTTTAGAAAAAATTGTTACAGTTTTTACTTCGCTGGAAGTGAATCAACCCGTAGCTGCTGCGCAAGAACGGTTAGCGAGTTTACCGAGTTATTCAACTTTACTCGCAGCCCATGGCGCGGTATGGGATGAGTTATGGCAAGACTGCGATATTGCTATTGCTGGTGACTCCACCGCTCAAGTTGCAGTTCGTTACAATTTATTTCAACTGCTTGCAGCAGCACCAAGACACAACAACCGCGTGAGTATTCCAGCAAAAACGCTGTCTGGATTTGCGTATCGCGGACACGTCTTTTGGGATACCGAAGTCTTTATCGTTCCTTTCTTTACTTTCACGCAACCGCAAATCGCGCGCAACTTACTGTCTTATCGCTACCACACGCTAGAAGGCGCAAGACGTAAGGCACAAGCCGCAGGATATGAAGGCGCAATGTTTGCGTGGGAAAGCGCGAATACAGGCGATGAAGT
This window contains:
- the hemH gene encoding ferrochelatase; the encoded protein is MGRIGVLLLNLGGPDQLEDVGPFLFNLFSDPEIIRLPFPWLQKPLAWFISTRRTKLSQENYRQIGGGSPLRQITEEQAEALEKQLRKKGHEAKVYIGMRYWHPFTEEAIAGIKRDNIERLVILPLYPQFSISTSGSSFRLLQRLWQEDPKLEKIEYTVIPSWYKQPSYLQAMAQLIAQELDKFPNPDAVHIFFSAHGVPKSYVEEAGDPYQQEIEECTALIMQTLNRPNAHTLAYQSRVGPVEWLQPYTEDALKELGAQGVENIAVVPISFVSEHIETLQEIDIEYREVAEEAGIHHFCRVPALNTHPVFIQAMVDLVEEAVRNPSLKLSQVTQMKKKVRMYPQERWEWGMTTTAEVWNGRLAMLGFLALVIELITGRGLLHFVGIL